The following coding sequences are from one Fusobacterium sp. SYSU M8D902 window:
- a CDS encoding DUF262 domain-containing protein, which translates to MKVRALYDIFEDENEGKIVLPNFQREFVWEEKQQKELLATFLVELPISSILLLKGSPDDFNYRKLCFKEEVEGAREECYYLLDGQQRMSTLKSIFYNFFDKNWEDNWTRLYGKLRNVWFLRMKNLDEDSFDIFGYEDLNFANENLRKFTPQEVVDNIEVFRILKTKKDCWYHPEYKFLNSSGEIILNDIERKNEYIKKCAREYLIPLNGLVIDKNIQQYILSRIADNRINEIFLEIEEEEDEVKKLQKIQRYFSRPELTCSLSTLVDYENLKEKLKYEICANWRVKVGNFLDKLLRQEISLIEIEKNEISRGIAIFETINKGGTPLDNFDLIVAKSAKDSNEKALTQRVREYLEKDITIPESVIGVEKEWNARGLRLMTLNDEISKKIKNQYLNTLSIFFHIDTDYESLKVDHIKRDKIFEMTPEGINSLTEKTIDSILRTLAFCNLRLGIIELGDISFELTLIPLAYLLSRDEIWTSKKALDKLEYWYWVSVFTGRYREKQNIRAIDDLKTLCHWIIEENYRDKKVIDLIENKINKVLTVDEYSDLKTLKDGSLTPTPVVKGILSYVLSRNPFDLLIDEEERIYSKILSDPEYKLEEHHLVPLGGDKKLGELSSKVRNDKSHILNSVLNKTKISKKANRDISNLKISEYISQVKEICRISHCIPINLERGENESLNKYFDRLVGERYIKIRETLLDELHNLKM; encoded by the coding sequence ATGAAAGTAAGGGCTTTATATGATATTTTTGAAGATGAGAATGAAGGAAAAATAGTATTACCAAACTTTCAAAGAGAATTTGTCTGGGAAGAAAAGCAACAAAAAGAGTTATTAGCTACTTTTCTTGTAGAGCTACCAATAAGTAGTATCTTACTTTTAAAAGGAAGTCCAGATGATTTTAACTACAGAAAACTATGCTTTAAAGAAGAAGTAGAAGGAGCAAGAGAAGAGTGTTATTATCTATTAGATGGACAACAAAGAATGAGTACATTAAAATCTATATTTTATAATTTTTTTGATAAAAATTGGGAAGATAATTGGACAAGATTATATGGTAAACTAAGAAATGTCTGGTTTTTAAGAATGAAGAATTTAGATGAGGATAGTTTTGATATTTTTGGATATGAAGATTTAAATTTTGCAAATGAAAATCTAAGAAAATTTACTCCACAAGAGGTAGTAGATAATATAGAGGTTTTCAGAATATTAAAAACTAAGAAAGATTGTTGGTATCATCCAGAGTACAAATTTTTAAATTCAAGTGGAGAGATTATCTTAAACGATATAGAAAGAAAAAATGAATATATAAAAAAATGTGCTAGAGAGTATTTGATTCCATTAAATGGATTAGTTATAGATAAAAATATACAACAGTATATATTGAGTAGGATAGCAGATAATAGAATAAATGAGATATTTCTAGAGATTGAAGAGGAAGAGGATGAAGTTAAAAAACTTCAAAAAATACAAAGATATTTTTCAAGACCAGAGCTAACTTGTTCATTGAGTACTTTAGTTGATTACGAGAACTTAAAAGAGAAGCTAAAATATGAAATTTGTGCTAACTGGAGAGTGAAAGTAGGAAACTTTTTAGACAAGCTTTTGAGACAAGAGATTAGTTTGATAGAGATAGAAAAAAATGAAATAAGTAGAGGAATAGCAATATTTGAGACAATAAATAAAGGAGGGACACCACTAGATAATTTTGATTTGATAGTGGCTAAGTCAGCAAAAGATTCTAATGAGAAAGCTTTGACCCAAAGAGTTAGAGAGTATTTAGAAAAAGATATCACTATTCCAGAAAGTGTAATTGGAGTTGAAAAAGAATGGAATGCTAGAGGATTGAGATTGATGACATTAAATGATGAGATTAGTAAAAAAATAAAAAATCAATACTTAAATACCCTATCTATATTTTTTCATATTGATACAGATTATGAATCGTTAAAAGTTGATCATATAAAAAGAGATAAAATTTTTGAAATGACACCTGAAGGAATAAATAGTTTAACAGAGAAAACAATAGACTCAATATTGAGAACATTGGCTTTTTGTAATTTAAGATTAGGAATAATTGAATTAGGAGATATATCTTTTGAATTAACTCTCATTCCTTTAGCTTATTTATTAAGTAGAGATGAGATTTGGACAAGTAAAAAAGCATTAGATAAGTTGGAATATTGGTATTGGGTTTCTGTTTTTACAGGAAGATATAGAGAAAAACAGAATATAAGAGCAATAGATGATTTAAAAACTCTATGTCATTGGATAATAGAAGAAAATTACAGAGACAAAAAAGTAATTGATCTAATAGAGAATAAAATAAATAAAGTTTTAACAGTAGATGAGTATTCAGATTTAAAAACTCTAAAAGATGGATCATTAACTCCAACTCCGGTTGTAAAAGGTATATTATCATATGTTTTAAGTAGAAATCCATTTGATCTATTGATAGATGAGGAAGAAAGAATATATAGTAAAATTTTAAGTGATCCAGAATATAAGTTAGAAGAGCATCATTTGGTTCCTTTAGGTGGAGATAAGAAATTAGGTGAACTTTCATCTAAAGTAAGAAATGATAAGAGCCATATTCTTAATAGTGTATTAAATAAAACAAAAATATCCAAAAAAGCTAATAGAGATATATCTAATCTAAAAATATCAGAATATATATCCCAGGTTAAAGAGATTTGTAGAATAAGTCATTGTATTCCAATAAATTTAGAAAGAGGCGAAAATGAGAGTTTAAATAAATATTTTGATAGATTAGTGGGAGAAAGATATATCAAAATTAGAGAAACTCTATTGGATGAGTTACACAATTTAAAAATGTAA
- a CDS encoding SMC family ATPase: MRPILLEIEGLQSYKEKQVIDFEKLCENGLFGIFGETGSGKSTILDAMILAIYGDIPRASELANEKNGLKNFLNTSSKKLEIYFKFALGEDTYEIKRKYALGKSKGQDELKTKEQLLIKNGEIIADSSTKIKSQIEEEFGLSIGDFLRTVVLPQGKFSEFVKLKGKDKRIMLEKIFAMERYGQRLQDRIRERVKGLKAKDKELSQEMESFLEVSIEKIQELETLRDERLSIKERKVEEEKEIEKRFVELNSLKKDFEEFSFYSKEKEQLDGERDDIEYKKAKLLCGRNANEVKKVIVEFEEKEEEKKRVIESLTQLRLKEEALLSNIDNLNKEIEKEREKNIEIQDKREKVDYSRDEEEKINEVLKNKEIVKSKEGYLKRIAIEVEELKEIRDRKNIELQAKREELETKSRESLAFPEIDRESIDEYRVKIEGYQRVFESYQEKKQERELNLVRIGKLKEELESLHQEKIELERAVEELESKKRENLAYELAKDLKEGEPCPVCGSIHHMKLEHKESEDIEIIKKELKNLEDKKVNNTVTIGKKNGEIESLERNIERLKVYYEDRLIDEDILKELMTDRDRFQKSLEEEEKRLERLSSAKKELEYLVKGLSESVKNIELELERLVEKNEKQERAYLELEGEIDRLNSEIEKYGEEFLNQDIESLNSRREILRENYKKIEAYDLEMKRLRASIQRGESELQESKKSIDENRMGINRCEVEVKSLDGVIEKLKKQIDELMGKYNFITIEEIEDNCINEIEETSYTQDINSYEDRYQKVTILLKKSEENIAGKEFSIEKWEEIQVVKEGIKEEIVQLIEDLQRLNMDIDEMKKQLALSKEKGKELKELRKELAIAEDLLSKFSSGGFVNYLTTRKLRGVMENASYYVNKITNGRYKLYTDDECDFYVIDVFNEGVKRRVGTLSGGEIFIVSLCLALALSKQLQLKGKVPLEFFFLDEGFGSLDSNLLDKIMEAIESIRREENINIGIITHLEDLKVRIDKKLQVEKAIFGERGTRVKII; encoded by the coding sequence ATGAGACCAATTTTATTAGAGATAGAGGGATTACAAAGCTATAAGGAGAAACAGGTTATAGATTTTGAAAAGCTATGTGAAAATGGACTGTTTGGAATATTTGGAGAGACAGGTAGTGGAAAATCTACTATTTTAGATGCTATGATATTGGCTATCTATGGAGATATTCCTAGAGCTTCGGAACTTGCTAATGAAAAAAATGGTCTAAAGAATTTTTTGAATACCTCATCTAAAAAGCTTGAGATATATTTTAAATTTGCTTTGGGAGAGGATACTTATGAGATAAAGAGAAAGTATGCTCTAGGAAAGAGTAAGGGTCAAGATGAGTTAAAAACAAAAGAACAATTATTAATAAAGAATGGGGAGATAATAGCTGACTCATCAACTAAGATCAAAAGTCAGATAGAGGAGGAGTTTGGTTTATCAATAGGGGATTTTTTGAGAACTGTTGTTTTACCTCAAGGAAAATTTAGTGAGTTTGTCAAACTTAAAGGAAAAGATAAGAGAATAATGCTTGAGAAAATCTTTGCTATGGAAAGATATGGACAGAGATTACAAGATAGAATCAGAGAGAGGGTAAAGGGGTTAAAAGCTAAGGATAAAGAGTTATCTCAAGAGATGGAGAGCTTTTTAGAGGTAAGCATTGAAAAGATTCAAGAGTTGGAAACTCTAAGAGATGAGAGATTATCTATAAAAGAGAGAAAAGTTGAAGAAGAGAAGGAGATTGAAAAGAGGTTTGTTGAATTAAACTCTTTGAAAAAAGATTTTGAAGAGTTTAGTTTTTACTCTAAAGAGAAAGAGCAACTAGACGGTGAAAGAGATGATATAGAGTACAAAAAAGCCAAATTACTTTGTGGTAGAAATGCTAATGAGGTAAAAAAGGTTATTGTTGAATTTGAAGAAAAGGAAGAAGAGAAGAAAAGAGTAATTGAAAGTTTAACTCAATTGAGATTGAAAGAGGAGGCTCTACTTTCAAATATTGACAATTTGAACAAAGAGATTGAAAAAGAGAGAGAGAAGAATATTGAGATTCAAGATAAGAGGGAAAAAGTTGATTATAGCAGAGATGAAGAGGAAAAAATAAATGAGGTATTAAAAAATAAAGAGATAGTAAAATCTAAAGAGGGGTATTTAAAGAGAATAGCAATTGAAGTTGAGGAGTTAAAAGAGATTAGAGATAGGAAAAATATTGAACTTCAAGCTAAGAGAGAGGAGCTAGAGACAAAAAGTAGAGAGTCACTTGCTTTTCCAGAGATAGATAGAGAGAGTATAGACGAATATAGGGTAAAAATCGAAGGGTATCAAAGAGTTTTTGAAAGTTATCAAGAGAAAAAACAGGAGAGAGAGTTAAATTTAGTAAGAATAGGTAAGTTAAAAGAGGAGTTAGAGAGTTTACATCAGGAGAAAATAGAGCTAGAAAGAGCAGTTGAGGAGTTAGAGAGTAAAAAAAGAGAGAATCTTGCATATGAACTAGCCAAAGATCTGAAAGAGGGAGAGCCTTGTCCTGTTTGTGGATCTATACATCATATGAAGTTGGAGCATAAAGAGAGTGAAGATATTGAAATCATAAAAAAAGAACTAAAAAATTTAGAGGATAAAAAAGTCAACAACACTGTAACTATTGGTAAAAAAAATGGAGAGATAGAGAGCTTAGAGAGAAATATTGAGAGATTAAAAGTATATTATGAGGATAGATTGATAGATGAAGATATTTTAAAAGAGTTGATGACAGACAGAGATAGATTTCAAAAGAGTTTGGAAGAAGAGGAGAAAAGGCTAGAGAGATTAAGTTCAGCTAAAAAAGAGTTAGAGTATCTAGTAAAAGGGTTATCAGAGAGTGTTAAAAATATAGAGCTAGAACTAGAAAGATTGGTGGAAAAAAATGAGAAGCAAGAGAGAGCATATTTAGAATTGGAAGGGGAGATAGATAGATTAAACTCTGAGATAGAAAAGTATGGTGAGGAGTTTCTAAATCAAGATATAGAGAGTTTAAATTCTAGAAGAGAGATTTTAAGAGAAAATTATAAAAAGATTGAAGCTTATGATTTAGAGATGAAGAGATTGAGAGCTTCTATCCAAAGAGGAGAGAGTGAGCTACAGGAGAGTAAAAAATCAATAGATGAGAATAGAATGGGAATTAATAGATGTGAGGTAGAAGTTAAGAGTTTAGATGGAGTGATTGAGAAATTAAAAAAACAGATAGATGAGTTGATGGGTAAATATAACTTTATAACAATTGAGGAGATAGAGGATAACTGTATCAATGAGATTGAAGAGACTTCATATACACAGGATATCAATAGTTATGAAGATAGATATCAAAAAGTTACTATTCTATTGAAAAAATCAGAGGAAAATATAGCTGGAAAAGAGTTTTCTATAGAAAAATGGGAAGAGATACAAGTAGTTAAAGAGGGAATAAAAGAGGAGATAGTTCAGCTAATTGAGGATCTACAGAGATTAAATATGGATATTGATGAGATGAAAAAACAATTGGCTCTTTCAAAAGAGAAGGGAAAAGAGTTGAAAGAACTTAGAAAAGAGTTGGCTATTGCAGAGGATTTATTAAGTAAATTTAGTAGTGGTGGTTTTGTAAACTACTTAACAACTAGAAAATTAAGAGGAGTTATGGAGAATGCCTCTTATTATGTGAATAAAATTACAAATGGTAGATATAAGTTATATACAGATGATGAGTGTGACTTCTATGTAATAGATGTATTCAATGAGGGAGTAAAGAGAAGGGTTGGAACTCTATCTGGTGGAGAGATCTTCATAGTATCACTATGTTTAGCTTTAGCTCTTTCTAAGCAGTTACAATTAAAAGGGAAGGTGCCATTGGAGTTTTTCTTCTTAGATGAAGGATTTGGAAGCTTAGATAGCAATCTTCTAGACAAGATTATGGAGGCTATTGAGAGTATTAGAAGAGAGGAAAATATAAATATTGGAATAATCACTCACTTAGAGGATTTGAAAGTTAGAATTGATAAGAAACTACAGGTTGAGAAGGCAATTTTTGGTGAGAGAGGAACAAGAGTAAAAATAATATAA
- the sbcD gene encoding exonuclease subunit SbcD, with protein sequence MKILHTSDWHLGKRLEGSKRIEEQKKFVDTLEKIVNEENPQLILIAGDIFDTPAPSSEAEKLFFDAMKKISNFGKRAIVIIPGNHDSAERLVASKNLAKEFGIIIYEKPFEEKELGKYGEFEIERATQGGALLNIGGERVYIYSLPYMSEAILNDEYRNLFEESDEDLPYTKKIGRVLKYGVSQLENIPKVVMAHLFIMGSIGDGDERGVELGGSKGVDLNDLPDVDYIALGHIHKPVKYSKKRACYSGSPIEYRVTENRYKKKVIIAELKGELQTDIREIELENYKPIKRYEVIGVEEAINLSKELMKVEEWVYLKVETDRYLSGAEIREIKKNKNIVELSIAYQNSEENQEVNYFENGEINIKDSFIEYYKKFDGIEPSEETIDLFMELLGGEE encoded by the coding sequence ATGAAGATATTACACACTTCAGATTGGCATTTAGGAAAGAGATTGGAAGGATCAAAAAGAATAGAGGAACAGAAAAAATTTGTAGATACACTTGAAAAAATAGTAAATGAAGAGAATCCGCAGTTAATATTAATAGCTGGGGATATATTTGATACACCAGCACCAAGTTCAGAGGCAGAGAAACTATTTTTTGATGCAATGAAAAAAATATCAAATTTTGGTAAGAGAGCCATAGTTATAATTCCAGGTAACCACGATAGTGCAGAGAGATTGGTAGCCTCAAAGAATTTAGCTAAAGAGTTTGGAATAATAATATATGAAAAACCTTTTGAAGAGAAAGAGTTAGGAAAATATGGGGAGTTTGAGATAGAGAGAGCCACTCAAGGAGGGGCGTTATTAAATATAGGTGGAGAGAGAGTATATATTTATTCGTTACCATATATGAGTGAAGCTATATTAAATGATGAGTATAGAAATTTATTTGAAGAGAGTGATGAGGATTTACCTTATACTAAAAAGATAGGAAGGGTATTGAAATATGGAGTTTCTCAATTGGAGAATATTCCAAAAGTTGTAATGGCTCATCTATTCATTATGGGAAGTATTGGTGATGGAGATGAGAGAGGAGTCGAATTAGGTGGAAGTAAGGGAGTAGACTTAAATGATCTACCTGATGTTGATTATATAGCACTTGGGCATATACACAAGCCAGTAAAATATAGTAAGAAGAGAGCTTGTTATTCAGGATCACCGATAGAGTATAGAGTTACAGAGAATAGATATAAGAAAAAAGTGATAATAGCAGAATTAAAAGGGGAGCTACAAACAGATATAAGGGAGATAGAGCTAGAAAATTATAAGCCTATAAAGAGATATGAGGTGATAGGTGTAGAAGAGGCTATAAACCTATCTAAAGAGCTTATGAAGGTAGAAGAATGGGTATATTTAAAAGTTGAAACTGATAGGTATCTATCTGGAGCAGAGATTAGGGAGATTAAAAAGAATAAAAATATAGTTGAACTAAGTATTGCATACCAAAATAGTGAAGAGAACCAAGAAGTAAATTATTTTGAAAATGGTGAAATCAATATTAAAGATAGTTTCATAGAGTATTACAAAAAATTTGATGGAATAGAGCCAAGTGAAGAGACAATAGATCTATTTATGGAATTGTTAGGTGGGGAGGAGTAG